Below is a window of Solidesulfovibrio sp. DNA.
GGGCCAGGAGCTCCGAGGAGACGACCTGGGAGCCTTCGCGCTTGAGCGTTTCCAGCACTTGCACGTACATGGCCAGGCGCTTGATGGTGGCCTTGGGGATGTGTTCGCTCTTCAAGGCGGCATCCTTTGGTACGTGCTGCTAGGCGGTTAAACGAAAGGAGGCCGGAAGCCCGGCCTCCTTTCCGGAGTGTCGTGATTAGCCGGTGATGATCTTCGCGAACGGGTGGGCGAAGAGCAGGATCAGGCAGACGACCAGGGCGTAAATGGCCAGGGATTCGATGAAGGCCAGACCAAGGATCAGGGTGACGGTGATCTTGCCGCCAGCCTCGGGATTGCGGGCGGTGCCTTCGCAGGCGGCCTTGAGGCCCAGACCCTGACCAAGACCGCAGCCGGCGGCGGCCAGGCCCATGCCGATGGCGGTGGCCCAGGAGATGGTGCCGATGGCGCCCATGGCGCCGGCGGTGTCGGCGGCGAACGCGACGGAGGCCAGGGCCAGCAGGGCGGCGGTCGAGAAGATGGTCATGAAAGCCTTACGCATGTCGATCCTCCTGAGAACAGGTGTTAAAGTTACGGTCCTAAGGACCATTTCCCCCGGATTCTAGTGAGCGTGTTCCAGCGAGCCCTTGAGGTAGATCATGGCCAGCATGAAGAACACGAAGGCCTGGATGCAGTCGGCCAGCGAGAACAGGAAGTACATCGGGAAGGTGCCGACCACCGGCGCCAGGGCGAAAAGCAGCACCAGGACGATTTCCTCGCCGCGCACGTTGCCGAAAAGACGCAGGGTGAGCGACAGCGGCCGGGCCAGGTGCGAGATGATTTCGATGGGCAGCATGAGTGGCACCAGCCACCAGAACGGACCCATGAAGTGCTTGATGTAGCCGGCGCCCCACATGCGGATGCCCCAGAAGTTGTAGTAGACGAACACGGTCAGCGCCATGGCGGCGTTGGTGTTGACGTTGTTGGTCGGCGAATCCAGGCCCGGCACCAGGCCGATCAGGTTGCCGGTGATGATGAACAGGAACAGGGCGCACAGGAAGGGGAAGACCTTGCGGCCCTTCTCGCCGATGTTCTCGACGACGAAGGATTCCAGGCCGCCGACCACGACCTCGAAGAAATTCTGGAAGCCGCCGGGAACCATTTCGAGCTTGCGGGTGGCCAGCATGCCCACGACGATGAGCAGGATCATGGCGAACCAGGCGTAGATGACGTTGGAATCGATGACTTGGGCGTG
It encodes the following:
- the atpB gene encoding F0F1 ATP synthase subunit A — its product is MAGGLPHPILLVDEAAKAVGLYKLNDVFHAQVIDSNVIYAWFAMILLIVVGMLATRKLEMVPGGFQNFFEVVVGGLESFVVENIGEKGRKVFPFLCALFLFIITGNLIGLVPGLDSPTNNVNTNAAMALTVFVYYNFWGIRMWGAGYIKHFMGPFWWLVPLMLPIEIISHLARPLSLTLRLFGNVRGEEIVLVLLFALAPVVGTFPMYFLFSLADCIQAFVFFMLAMIYLKGSLEHAH
- the atpE gene encoding ATP synthase F0 subunit C, whose product is MRKAFMTIFSTAALLALASVAFAADTAGAMGAIGTISWATAIGMGLAAAGCGLGQGLGLKAACEGTARNPEAGGKITVTLILGLAFIESLAIYALVVCLILLFAHPFAKIITG